The proteins below are encoded in one region of Phyllopteryx taeniolatus isolate TA_2022b chromosome 11, UOR_Ptae_1.2, whole genome shotgun sequence:
- the npas4l gene encoding neuronal PAS domain-containing protein 4-like, giving the protein MFHKRRGKMGGIFSVNMTIWCNVCKRPVNAPCVSHLALVDDTRVFCRRKFRSTKGASKARRDHINFEIRNMRALLPIPLEDQERLSYLHSMAAVCTYIRKSILIQGLPTGEALPCSFPYEAFLQALHGFILVTTAQGRLVYVSENVSEYLGLSMVDVLQGDTIYDMVDCRDFEIIEPILKGHSDKTPSSERSFVCSMQTSKTFKPQHNSCSTLVRGSFHSFPEPSPFSPLCIAGKPLFVALCTPTVDRLRGVELHLCPSFDSMHTLDMSFTRLSDSVLYFLGYSAEEMVGQSWYSLVHPEDLAFTVNHHRCLLQADESLQVQMVLRLQCKDLSWAWSYICANKESQCQPTYICCTNFIISETEGKFLQRKMSDDPLRPSSPAESQQTDSYPSRGCKRQRNPNSQSEEACSKARVDCDKYNHFGDSPPPPREDSPVLFTPPYSPASSSSTVQREELSLVLHTDVHRYADQLLSSPEASPSYYSYPEAALACHLSPQRSLPSQFTFDQGVFTTFNALSPASPSSPAYDFPACASDARLVPDSLAMSDMSESSGDSALHQDDFSLLEQPQEGSLHQVPHVPQYALHSSLPTPGHSPHSMTSDQYSQMEQTEISILAQQISSLASTFDMCGPLNLLQSVAPADCLPSSSSSCQWPSHAALPSAVHTKLMNDGVLESLLNDLDMVSKKGSDIPDFSFHQETVRTSQHFDPLGLSPTTPENLPPPDNIALAPFTLQLGCHDQNTELHQLNYSLQSNLQRDGLAEEKLY; this is encoded by the exons ATGTTTCACAAAAGGAGAGGAAAAATGG GTGGCATTTTCAGCGTCAACATGACAATTTGGTGCAACGTCTGCAAACGTCCCGTAAATGCACCATGCGTCTCCCATCTTGCGCTTGTGGATGACACGCGCGTGTTCTGTCGGAGAAAGTTCAG ATCCACCAAAGGAGCATCCAAAGCTCGGCGGGACCACATCAATTTTGAGATCAGGAATATGCGAGCTCTGCTTCCCATCCCCTTGGAGGACCAGGAGCGCCTCTCCTACCTGCACTCCATGGCTGCTGTGTGCACCTACATCAGGAAGTCGATTCTCATCCAGG GACTTCCTACTGGCGAGGCTCTCCCCTGCTCTTTTCCGTATGAGGCCTTTCTCCAAGCCTTGCATGGCTTCATCCTCGTCACTACTGCCCAAGGAAGGCTGGTCTACGTGTCTGAAAATGTATCGGAATATCTCGGCCTTTCCATG GTGGATGTCCTTCAAGGAGACACCATATATGATATGGTGGACTGCAGGGACTTTGAAATTATTGAGCCCATCCTGAAGGGACACAGTGACAAGACCCCATCATCAG AGAGGAGTTTTGTATGTAGCATGCAGACCTCCAAGACCTTCAAGCCACAGCATAACAGCTGCTCAACGCTGGTCCGAGGCAGCTTCCATTCCTTCCCAGAGCCAAGCCCATTCTCCCCCCTCTGTATTGCAGGCAAGCCCCTCTTTGTGGCCCTGTGCACCCCCACAGTGGACCGCCTTCGGGGCGTGGAGTTGCACTTGTGCCCCAGTTTCGACAGCATGCACACGCTCGACATGAGCTTCACTCGGCTCTCAGACAG tgttttatattttttgggcTACTCAGCAGAAGAAATGGTTGGGCAATCCTGGTACAGCCTAGTCCACCCTGAAGATCTAGCTTTCACTGTGAATCATCACAgatgtttat TACAAGCAGACGAGAGCCTGCAGGTGCAGATGGTGCTGAGACTTCAGTGCAAAGATCTGTCATGGGCTTGGAGCTACATTTGTGCTAACAAAGAGTCTCAGTGCCAGCCTACATATATCTGCTGCACTAACTTCATCATCAG TGAaacagagggcaaattcctgcagAGGAAAATGAGCGACGATCCTTTGAGGCCATCCTCCCCGGCGGAAAGCCAACAGACAGACAGTTACCCCTCCAGAGGCTGTAAGAGGCAGAGGAATCCAAACAGCCAAAGTGAGGAGGCATGTTCCAAAGCCAGGGTGGACTGTGATAAATACAACCACTTTGGAGATAGCCCCCCTCCTCCTCGAGAGGACAGCCCTGTACTTTTCACCCCTCCCTACAGCCCTGCATCCTCCAGCTCCACTGTGCAGCGGGAGGAGCTGAGCCTTGTCCTCCACACGGATGTGCACAGATACGCCGATCAGCTGCTCTCCTCCCCAGAGGCTTCTCCGTCCTACTACTCCTACCCGGAGGCCGCGCTCGCCTGCCACCTTTCACCTCAACGCTCCCTCCCCTCACAGTTCACCTTTGATCAGGGAGTCTTCACCACTTTCAATGCTCTCTCTCCAGCCTCCCCCTCATCTCCAGCCTATGATTTCCCAGCTTGCGCATCCGATGCCAGATTAGTTCCGGACAGCTTGGCCATGTCTGACATGAGTGAGAGCTCTGGGGACAGTGCCCTGCATCAAGATGATTTCAGCCTATTGGAGCAGCCACAAGAGGGCAGCCTCCACCAAGTGCCTCATGTTCCCCAGTACGCACTACATTCCAGTCTTCCCACCCCCGGCCATTCCCCTCATTCCATGACATCTGACCAGTACAGCCAGATGGAGCAGACGGAGATCAGCATTCTGGCTCAGCAGATCTCCTCGTTGGCTTCGACGTTTGACATGTGTGGCCCCCTCAATCTGCTCCAAAGTGTGGCCCCCGCTGACTGCCtgccctcttcctcctcctcatgtcAGTGGCCCAGCCACGCTGCTCTCCCCTCTGCCGTACATACTAAACTGATGAATGATGGCGTTTTAGAGAGTCTCCTCAATGATCTGGACATGGTCTCAAAGAAAGGCTCTGATATTCCTGACTTTAGCTTCCATCAGGAAACTGTGCGCACCTCCCAACACTTTGATCCACTCGGTCTCAGCCCGACCACCCCAGAGAACTTGCCGCCTCCAGACAACATTGCCTTAGCTCCCTTCACTTTGCAGTTGGGATGCCATGACCAAAACACCGAGTTGCATCAACTCAATTATTCATTGCAGAGTAACCTGCAGCGAG atggacTTGCTGAGGAAAAGCTGTACTGA